A genomic window from Halorubrum trapanicum includes:
- a CDS encoding thiolase family protein has translation MTDETTPVIAAAYRTPQGKEGGVYEDVRSEDLSTTLIDHALDETGLTSDHVDDLMWGVAQQRTEQDNNVARVIALLSDLGESVPATSINRWCASSMQAVISASDAIAAGNRDCIIAGGVENMSRVPMDGDSYEHLHPELSEEYNIFQLQMGMTAEKVAEKYDVSREAQDEYAARSHQRAAEATESGRFDDEIVPVETDDGLVEEDEGIRPDTTAEKLADLPPAFTGDGSVTAGNSSQISDGASLTVVTSEAFAEEHGLDVLAEVGTNNVAGVDPTVMGIGPVPATRGLLERAGTEIDDYDLVELNEAFASQCEYSRRELGVDEEIYNVNGGAIALGHPLGASGARLPVTLLHEMQKRDAERGLATLCVGFGQGAAIEFLR, from the coding sequence ATGACAGACGAGACCACGCCGGTGATCGCGGCCGCTTACCGAACGCCGCAGGGGAAAGAGGGCGGCGTCTACGAAGACGTCCGCAGCGAGGACCTCTCGACGACGCTCATCGACCACGCGCTCGACGAGACGGGGCTGACCAGCGACCACGTCGACGACCTGATGTGGGGCGTCGCGCAGCAGCGCACCGAGCAGGACAACAACGTCGCGCGCGTCATCGCGCTCCTCTCCGACTTGGGCGAGTCGGTGCCCGCCACCTCGATCAACCGGTGGTGCGCCTCCTCGATGCAGGCGGTCATCTCGGCGTCGGACGCGATCGCCGCGGGGAACCGCGACTGTATCATCGCGGGCGGCGTCGAGAACATGAGCCGCGTCCCGATGGACGGCGACTCCTACGAGCACCTCCACCCCGAGCTCTCGGAGGAGTACAACATCTTCCAGCTGCAGATGGGAATGACCGCCGAGAAGGTCGCCGAGAAGTACGACGTGAGCCGCGAGGCGCAAGACGAGTACGCGGCCCGCAGCCACCAGCGCGCCGCGGAAGCGACCGAGTCCGGCCGCTTCGACGACGAGATCGTCCCCGTCGAGACCGACGACGGCCTCGTCGAGGAGGACGAGGGGATCCGTCCGGACACGACCGCCGAGAAGCTCGCCGACCTCCCGCCCGCGTTCACCGGCGACGGCAGCGTCACCGCGGGGAACTCCTCGCAGATCTCGGACGGCGCGTCGCTGACGGTCGTGACGAGCGAGGCGTTCGCCGAGGAGCACGGCCTCGACGTGCTCGCCGAGGTCGGCACGAACAACGTCGCCGGCGTCGACCCCACGGTCATGGGGATCGGCCCGGTGCCCGCCACCCGCGGGCTCCTCGAACGCGCCGGCACGGAGATCGACGACTACGACCTGGTCGAGCTGAACGAGGCGTTCGCCTCCCAGTGCGAGTACTCGCGGCGCGAGCTCGGCGTCGACGAGGAGATCTACAACGTCAACGGCGGCGCCATCGCGCTCGGCCACCCGCTCGGCGCCTCCGGGGCCCGGCTCCCCGTCACGCTGCTCCACGAGATGCAAAAACGGGACGCCGAGCGCGGCCTCGCGACGCTCTGCGTCGGCTTCGGGCAGGGCGCCGCGATCGAGTTCCTGCGGTAG
- the gpmI gene encoding 2,3-bisphosphoglycerate-independent phosphoglycerate mutase, which produces METALVILDGWGLGDHDRRDAVKAADTPTFDAATERGADGRLVVHGRRVGLPEGQMGNSEVGHLNIGAGRVVKQAYTRITDALAEGSLSDNDAIADALDHAASTGGRVHFMGLVSDGGVHSDVEHLLALIDAAADAGVPATSHAFTDGRDTAPEIADEFLADVTAKADERGTGHVATVTGRYHAMDRDENWERTRKAYDAIVAREAPNEADSAVAAAREAHARGETDEFVEPTLVADEPALADGDAVVFFNFRADRARQLVRMLTGVRPEWGFDLDQPEIRMTTMTEYDETFEFPVAFPPEIPANTIGEVVADAGGTQLRIAESEKYPHVTYFLNGGREVAFPGEIRTIVESPDVPTYDQQPEMSAPEVTDEAVETIAADDPDLLVLNYANPDMVGHTGDFDAAVEAVEAVDEQLDRLLSAVADAGAHAVVTADHGNADDMGTAENPHTAHTFNPVPFVYLTPDGGDGGERVREDGSLCDIAPTLLDLMDRDRPAEMTGESLLENKR; this is translated from the coding sequence ATGGAGACGGCACTCGTCATCCTCGACGGCTGGGGGCTCGGCGACCACGACCGCCGCGACGCCGTGAAGGCGGCCGACACGCCGACGTTCGACGCGGCGACGGAGCGCGGGGCCGACGGCCGCCTCGTCGTCCACGGGCGGCGCGTGGGGCTCCCCGAGGGACAGATGGGCAACTCCGAGGTCGGCCACCTCAACATCGGCGCGGGCCGAGTGGTGAAGCAGGCGTACACCCGAATCACGGACGCGCTCGCGGAGGGATCGCTCTCGGACAACGACGCGATCGCCGACGCGCTCGACCACGCGGCCTCGACCGGCGGGAGAGTCCACTTCATGGGGCTCGTGTCCGACGGCGGCGTCCACTCGGACGTGGAACACCTGCTCGCGCTGATCGACGCCGCCGCCGACGCGGGGGTCCCGGCGACGAGCCACGCGTTCACCGACGGGCGCGACACGGCCCCCGAGATCGCCGACGAGTTCCTCGCCGACGTGACCGCGAAGGCCGACGAGCGCGGGACGGGCCACGTCGCGACCGTCACCGGGCGATACCACGCAATGGACCGCGACGAGAACTGGGAGCGCACGCGGAAGGCGTACGACGCGATCGTCGCCCGCGAGGCCCCGAACGAGGCCGACAGCGCGGTCGCGGCCGCCCGCGAGGCCCACGCCCGCGGCGAGACGGACGAGTTCGTCGAGCCGACGCTCGTCGCGGACGAGCCCGCGCTGGCCGACGGCGACGCGGTGGTCTTCTTCAACTTCCGCGCGGATCGCGCCCGCCAGCTGGTCCGGATGCTGACCGGCGTCCGGCCGGAGTGGGGGTTCGACCTCGACCAGCCCGAGATCCGCATGACGACGATGACCGAGTACGACGAGACGTTCGAGTTCCCGGTCGCGTTCCCGCCGGAGATCCCCGCGAACACGATCGGCGAGGTCGTCGCGGACGCCGGCGGCACCCAGCTCCGGATCGCGGAGTCGGAGAAGTACCCCCACGTCACCTACTTCCTCAACGGCGGCCGCGAGGTGGCGTTCCCCGGCGAGATCCGCACCATCGTCGAGAGCCCGGACGTCCCCACCTACGACCAGCAGCCCGAGATGTCCGCGCCCGAGGTGACCGACGAGGCCGTCGAGACGATCGCCGCCGACGACCCCGACCTGCTCGTGTTGAACTACGCGAATCCCGACATGGTGGGCCACACCGGCGACTTCGACGCGGCCGTCGAGGCCGTCGAGGCCGTCGACGAACAGCTCGACCGGCTGCTCTCCGCGGTCGCCGACGCCGGCGCGCACGCGGTCGTCACCGCCGACCACGGCAACGCCGACGACATGGGCACCGCCGAAAACCCCCACACCGCCCACACGTTCAACCCCGTGCCGTTCGTCTACCTGACGCCCGACGGCGGCGACGGCGGGGAGCGCGTCCGAGAAGACGGGTCGCTGTGCGACATCGCCCCGACGCTGCTCGACCTGATGGACCGCGACCGACCCGCCGAGATGACCGGCGAGTCGCTGCTCGAGAATAAACGATAA
- a CDS encoding NAD-dependent succinate-semialdehyde dehydrogenase: protein MNAVNPATGAQIETYNEHDVDDVEAALERSTAAFDDWRTRPLRDRERLLANAADVLRENKREYAETMTREMGKPISQAVGEIEKCAWVCDHYAEHAGAYLEADHHPSPPGSTVRTEHEPLGPVLAVMPWNFPFWQVFRFAAPYLTAGNVGLLKHASNVPGCALAIEEVFREAGYPEDVFQTLLIPSDLVDDLLTDDRVRAATLTGSGPAGRAVAASAGDQLKKTVLELGGSDPFVVLDDADVAAAAETGAWARNLNGGQSCIAAKRFVVHTDVYDAFLDALVDEIDALTVGDPTVEATDVGPQARADLMESLHEQVTASVDAGATLVTGGEPLDREGAFYPPTVLTDVPEGCPVDTEETFGPVATVYEVDGEEAAVETANDTEFGLGASVWTEDRDRGERVASRIDAGCVYVNQLVKSDPRVPFGGIKDSGYGRELSEAGIKEFVNRKTVWVE, encoded by the coding sequence ATGAACGCGGTAAACCCAGCGACCGGGGCGCAGATCGAAACGTACAACGAACACGACGTGGACGACGTCGAGGCGGCGCTGGAGCGGTCGACCGCGGCGTTCGACGACTGGCGGACGCGTCCGCTCCGGGACCGCGAGCGGCTCCTCGCGAACGCGGCCGACGTACTCAGAGAGAACAAGCGGGAGTACGCCGAGACGATGACCCGGGAGATGGGGAAGCCGATCTCGCAGGCGGTCGGCGAGATCGAGAAGTGCGCGTGGGTCTGCGACCACTACGCGGAACACGCGGGCGCGTACCTCGAGGCGGACCACCACCCGAGCCCGCCGGGCTCGACGGTCAGGACGGAGCACGAACCGCTCGGCCCCGTCCTCGCGGTGATGCCGTGGAACTTCCCGTTCTGGCAGGTGTTCCGCTTCGCCGCGCCGTACCTCACGGCCGGGAACGTCGGCCTCCTCAAGCACGCGTCGAACGTGCCCGGCTGCGCGCTCGCGATCGAGGAGGTGTTCCGCGAGGCCGGCTACCCCGAGGACGTCTTCCAGACGCTTCTGATCCCGTCGGACCTCGTCGACGACCTCCTGACGGACGACCGCGTTCGGGCCGCGACGCTGACCGGGAGCGGGCCGGCCGGGCGCGCGGTCGCCGCGAGCGCCGGCGACCAGCTCAAGAAGACCGTCCTCGAACTCGGCGGGAGCGACCCGTTCGTCGTCCTCGACGACGCCGACGTCGCGGCCGCGGCCGAGACGGGAGCCTGGGCGCGGAACCTGAACGGGGGGCAGTCGTGCATCGCCGCGAAGCGCTTCGTCGTCCACACGGACGTGTACGACGCGTTCCTCGACGCGCTCGTCGACGAGATCGACGCGCTCACCGTCGGCGACCCGACCGTGGAGGCGACCGACGTCGGGCCGCAGGCGCGGGCGGACCTCATGGAGTCGCTCCACGAGCAGGTCACCGCGAGCGTCGACGCGGGCGCGACGCTCGTGACCGGCGGCGAGCCCCTCGACCGAGAGGGGGCGTTCTACCCGCCGACCGTCCTGACCGACGTCCCCGAGGGATGCCCCGTCGACACCGAGGAGACGTTCGGGCCGGTGGCCACGGTGTACGAGGTCGACGGCGAGGAAGCGGCGGTCGAGACGGCCAACGACACCGAGTTCGGGCTCGGAGCGAGCGTCTGGACCGAGGACCGCGACCGGGGGGAGCGCGTGGCGAGCCGCATCGACGCGGGCTGCGTGTACGTGAACCAGCTCGTCAAGTCCGACCCGCGGGTCCCCTTCGGCGGGATCAAGGACTCGGGCTACGGCCGGGAGCTCTCCGAGGCCGGGATCAAGGAGTTCGTCAACCGAAAGACCGTCTGGGTCGAGTGA
- a CDS encoding ABC transporter substrate-binding protein codes for MVTEDSDTENKYKRSDAAETGSGSRSPVGRRRFLQAAGAGAAVGLAGCSGGGGGDGGPVTLGAAYILSGFASLYGEEAERGIDFAVSEINDNGGIDGRDVEVIVRDTEASADTAIQQIRSLVQEDNVDGLFGLDSSGVAQAVAPQISQLQIPFMITHAATPFVTSPQGEHEDSVGNEYVFRDSNSLAQDIYGAARVAQELDATEWATIGPDYAFGYETWDYFQAYCDGLGVEAEFTAEQFPALATSDYRPFISSILDADPDAVLTPLWGADLTTFIGQAESAGWFDQIDHTLFSVGMGTDLPSDGSPLPEGEYASTRYDPFVPDTETNNSFRDAYYEEYESLPTYNAEGAYRAVHLYKEAIESAGGTDASALVDEFTGMEHSGPVGDYRFSETNQATVASIWGTVTYDDEWESNVLDPVNRYEAGPDVLSEALGDSDLPTGI; via the coding sequence ATGGTAACCGAAGACAGCGATACCGAAAACAAGTATAAACGGAGCGACGCCGCCGAGACGGGTTCGGGGAGCCGGTCGCCGGTCGGACGGCGGCGGTTCCTTCAGGCCGCCGGCGCGGGCGCGGCCGTCGGGCTCGCCGGCTGTTCCGGCGGGGGCGGCGGAGACGGCGGGCCCGTGACGCTCGGGGCCGCGTACATCCTCTCCGGGTTCGCGTCGCTGTACGGCGAGGAGGCCGAACGCGGGATCGACTTCGCGGTGTCGGAGATCAACGACAACGGCGGCATCGACGGCCGAGACGTCGAGGTGATCGTCCGCGACACCGAGGCGAGCGCCGACACGGCGATCCAGCAGATCCGCAGCCTCGTTCAGGAGGACAACGTCGACGGGCTGTTCGGGCTCGACTCCAGCGGCGTCGCCCAGGCCGTCGCGCCGCAGATCTCGCAGCTCCAGATACCGTTCATGATCACGCACGCGGCGACCCCGTTCGTCACCTCGCCGCAGGGCGAGCACGAGGACTCCGTCGGGAACGAGTACGTGTTCCGCGACTCCAACAGCCTCGCGCAGGACATCTACGGGGCCGCGCGCGTCGCCCAGGAGCTCGACGCCACCGAGTGGGCCACCATCGGCCCGGACTACGCGTTCGGGTACGAGACCTGGGACTACTTCCAGGCGTACTGCGACGGGCTCGGCGTCGAGGCCGAGTTCACGGCCGAGCAGTTCCCGGCGCTGGCGACGAGCGACTACAGGCCATTCATCAGCTCCATCCTCGACGCCGACCCCGACGCGGTACTCACCCCGCTGTGGGGGGCCGACCTCACGACGTTCATCGGACAGGCCGAGAGCGCGGGCTGGTTCGACCAGATCGACCACACGCTGTTCAGCGTCGGGATGGGGACGGACCTCCCGAGCGACGGCAGTCCGCTCCCGGAGGGTGAGTACGCCTCCACTCGGTACGACCCATTCGTCCCCGACACCGAGACGAACAACTCGTTCCGCGATGCGTACTACGAGGAGTACGAGTCGCTCCCGACGTACAACGCAGAGGGCGCGTATCGGGCGGTCCACCTGTACAAGGAGGCGATCGAGTCGGCCGGAGGGACGGACGCCAGCGCGCTCGTCGACGAGTTCACCGGCATGGAGCACTCGGGCCCCGTCGGCGACTACCGGTTCAGCGAGACGAACCAGGCGACGGTCGCGTCAATCTGGGGCACCGTCACCTACGACGACGAGTGGGAGAGCAACGTGCTCGACCCCGTGAACCGATACGAGGCGGGTCCCGACGTGCTGTCTGAGGCGCTCGGCGACTCCGACCTCCCGACGGGTATCTAA